In the Bdellovibrionales bacterium CG10_big_fil_rev_8_21_14_0_10_45_34 genome, GCGCTTTACGATGATGCTTATGAGAAAGCTCGCGAAATAGAACGGTTAACAGGTAAAACATTTGTTCACCCGTACGATGATCCCTATGTCATTGCTGGTCAGGGAACTGTCGCATTGGAACTACTTGATCAAAATCCCAACCTCGATACGGTAGTCGTTTGCGTAGGAGGCGGAGGTCTCATCTCCGGGATAGCCGTTGCCCTGAAAAGTCTTAAGCCTTCGATAAAAGTATTTGGTGTTCAGGCTCAGGCAGCTCCCAGTCTTTACGAGTCATTCAAGCGCAAGTCACTTTTTCGAGTCGATCAACCAATCAAGACAATAGCTGATGGTGTGGCAGTTAAGAATCCCAGTGAGACAATTTTGAAAAATTATCTTCTTGGCTATGTCGATGATTTCTGTACGGTGACTGAAGATGAAATTGCAGACGCGATTGTGTTTGTTATGGAGCGGGCCAAGTCTGTTGTGGAAGGATCGGGAGTTTTGGGACTAGCTGCCGTTTTGAACGGACATCTGAAGCTCGGTAAGGAAACAGCAATCGTGCTCAGTGGTGGTAATATTGATCTTAAAATCATTTCGCGAGTGATTGACCGAGGACTTAAGAAAACAGGGCGTTTGGCTCGCATTAGGGTAGCCGTTGAAGACAAACCCGGAATATTAGCTGACGTAGCAGGTATCATTGCCGGTGGTCAGGCTAACGTGCTCGAAGTTTTTCACAATAGGAATCAAGAGGGGTTGTTCTTGCAAGAGACCTCGATCGAATTTGTCGTTGAGACTAACTCACATGAGCATGTCGATCGCATCAAGCAAGTGCTCTGTGCCGCTGGCCATAGAATTTACTGAAAACATAGAGAATCGATACCTGGGCGATGTCTTTTTTGTCGATGGGGAACAAACATACGCCCCACTCAATGCGGGCATTGTTCCGGATGATTTCGGAATGCTCAGCTGGGAAGAAGGTAGAGAACAGGGTCGTTACAAGGGACTATCCCAAGCCTCCACCGCCGCCAGATGCGATAGTGATGAGCGAGCCTGCTGGAAGCCTTCGACGTTCAAGGTTTGTAAAACTGCGGCGTTGTTCTCC is a window encoding:
- a CDS encoding threonine ammonia-lyase, producing MKLEDIYAAREVLKGVVHMTPLFFSQSCTDRAGNRIFLKGENEQRTGSFKIRGAFNKIHHLTKKERESGVVASSAGNHAQGVALAGREQNVGVTVVMPTTAPLVKVEATKSYGAEVILHGALYDDAYEKAREIERLTGKTFVHPYDDPYVIAGQGTVALELLDQNPNLDTVVVCVGGGGLISGIAVALKSLKPSIKVFGVQAQAAPSLYESFKRKSLFRVDQPIKTIADGVAVKNPSETILKNYLLGYVDDFCTVTEDEIADAIVFVMERAKSVVEGSGVLGLAAVLNGHLKLGKETAIVLSGGNIDLKIISRVIDRGLKKTGRLARIRVAVEDKPGILADVAGIIAGGQANVLEVFHNRNQEGLFLQETSIEFVVETNSHEHVDRIKQVLCAAGHRIY